The Candidatus Delongbacteria bacterium genome includes a region encoding these proteins:
- a CDS encoding ABC transporter permease yields MSNLTHKIVEEEAWDTVIKPKGSLFEINFKELWAYRDLGYMFVKRDITTQYKQTILGPAWFFIQPIFTTVMYVLVFGGIAGIKTGTVPQALFYLAGISMWNYFSDCLNKTSSTFASNAHIFGKVYFPRLIVPLSVVTSNLVRFFIQLGLFICVYLFFVLFKEQDIAPNFYLLLFPVLVIMMAGIALGTGVLVSSLTTKYRDLTMFFLFFVGLWMYATPVIYPLASIPAKYQFYAALNPLTSIFEAFKYGAFGEGAFSWWQLGYSFGFMVVLLGLGIVVFNRVQRSFMDTV; encoded by the coding sequence ATGAGTAATTTAACACATAAAATAGTGGAAGAGGAAGCCTGGGATACCGTTATAAAACCTAAAGGAAGCCTATTTGAAATCAATTTTAAAGAATTGTGGGCATATAGAGATTTAGGGTATATGTTTGTAAAAAGAGATATTACAACGCAATACAAGCAAACTATTCTTGGGCCTGCTTGGTTTTTTATTCAACCAATTTTTACTACAGTTATGTATGTGCTTGTTTTTGGTGGTATTGCCGGTATTAAAACAGGTACTGTGCCTCAAGCTCTTTTTTATTTAGCCGGAATTTCTATGTGGAATTATTTTTCTGATTGCTTAAATAAAACATCTTCAACTTTTGCTTCAAATGCACATATATTTGGTAAGGTGTATTTTCCGCGTTTGATAGTGCCTTTATCAGTTGTGACATCAAACCTTGTTAGATTTTTTATTCAACTTGGTCTGTTTATATGTGTTTATTTATTCTTTGTACTATTTAAAGAACAAGATATTGCTCCAAATTTTTATCTGCTTTTATTTCCTGTTTTAGTAATTATGATGGCGGGGATTGCTTTAGGAACAGGTGTTTTAGTTTCTTCATTGACAACAAAATACCGTGATTTAACGATGTTTTTTCTTTTCTTTGTTGGTTTATGGATGTATGCGACTCCTGTTATTTATCCGTTAGCAAGTATTCCAGCTAAATATCAGTTTTATGCTGCTTTAAATCCACTTACTTCTATTTTTGAAGCATTCAAATATGGAGCTTTCGGAGAAGGAGCTTTTTCTTGGTGGCAATTAGGTTACAGTTTTGGCTTTATGGTTGTTTTGTTAGGATTGGGAATAGTGGTGTTTAATAGAGTGCAACGATCATTTATGGATACGGTTTAG
- a CDS encoding ATP-binding protein, whose product MKANNPHNPFLISGYFSPEYFCDRIDETTKIISALDNDRNISLISPRRFGKTGLVQHVFDAIRHKDEHVLCIYMDIYSTQNLNDFVKVFAEEVLSKVHGGVENAIKKIASYFKSFRPLLSYDPISGNPELSIRIDTDSTEISLKEIVAYLQQSKKRCYIAIDEFQQVADYPEKGTEALLRSYIQFLPNVKFIFAGSRQHIMNEIFLSIKRPFYQSTQIMSIGVIQKEAYFSFVIKHFQKNGFSFDKKCFDELYDLLDGHTWYMQAVLNRLYEYRQDIQKPIEIYNAVGELLDENAYTYQEFLYAYTLVQKTLIKAVAKEKVVTRIHSGEFISKYGLKNSSSVSRALNSLLDSELIYKSDKGYMVYDRFFGLWLSRLR is encoded by the coding sequence ATGAAAGCAAATAATCCACATAATCCATTTTTAATTAGCGGATATTTTAGTCCGGAATATTTCTGTGACAGAATAGATGAAACTACAAAGATTATTTCAGCTCTTGATAATGATAGAAATATTTCATTGATAAGTCCGCGCCGTTTTGGTAAAACAGGACTTGTTCAGCATGTTTTTGATGCTATTAGACATAAGGATGAGCATGTATTATGTATTTATATGGATATTTACTCAACACAAAACTTAAATGATTTTGTTAAGGTATTTGCAGAGGAGGTTTTATCAAAGGTTCATGGAGGTGTTGAAAATGCAATTAAGAAAATTGCAAGCTATTTCAAAAGTTTTCGACCTTTACTTTCTTACGATCCAATAAGTGGAAATCCCGAATTGAGTATCAGAATAGATACAGATTCGACCGAAATTAGCTTAAAAGAAATAGTTGCGTATTTACAGCAATCAAAAAAAAGATGTTATATTGCAATTGATGAATTTCAACAGGTGGCTGATTATCCCGAAAAAGGAACAGAGGCTTTGTTGCGTTCATATATTCAGTTCCTTCCAAATGTGAAGTTTATTTTCGCCGGAAGCAGACAACATATTATGAATGAAATTTTTCTTTCGATTAAACGTCCTTTTTATCAGAGTACTCAAATTATGTCAATTGGAGTTATTCAAAAAGAAGCTTATTTTTCATTTGTTATAAAACACTTTCAAAAAAACGGATTTTCTTTTGATAAAAAATGTTTTGATGAGCTTTATGATTTGTTGGATGGCCATACATGGTATATGCAAGCCGTTTTGAATAGATTATATGAGTATAGACAAGATATTCAAAAACCGATAGAGATTTATAACGCAGTTGGTGAATTGCTGGATGAAAATGCATATACGTATCAGGAGTTTTTGTATGCCTATACTCTTGTGCAAAAGACTTTGATTAAAGCTGTAGCTAAAGAAAAAGTAGTTACTCGGATTCATTCCGGTGAGTTTATTTCAAAATACGGGCTTAAAAATTCCAGTAGTGTGAGTAGGGCTTTAAATAGCTTGTTAGATTCTGAATTAATATATAAATCAGACAAAGGTTATATGGTGTATGATCGTTTTTTTGGTCTTTGGTTGAGTCGGTTAAGATAG
- a CDS encoding four helix bundle protein — MAYKYSFEKLEVYGITNSFPDKEKFGLSSQLQRASVSVVSNIAEGISRNSNKEKMRFLEMSYGSLMEVYCQLHIAVNLTYISEDKLFEIKELIDKIANKLNALTRPFQKRIPN, encoded by the coding sequence ATGGCATATAAATATAGTTTTGAAAAATTAGAAGTATATGGAATAACAAATAGTTTCCCTGATAAAGAAAAATTTGGCTTGTCTTCTCAATTACAAAGAGCTTCAGTTTCTGTTGTGTCAAATATAGCCGAAGGAATATCGAGAAATTCAAATAAGGAAAAGATGCGTTTTTTAGAAATGTCTTATGGTTCATTAATGGAGGTTTACTGTCAATTACATATTGCTGTCAATTTAACTTATATTTCAGAAGATAAATTGTTTGAAATAAAAGAATTAATTGATAAAATTGCCAATAAATTAAATGCATTAACAAGACCCTTTCAGAAACGCATACCCAATTAA